One stretch of Bos indicus x Bos taurus breed Angus x Brahman F1 hybrid chromosome 22, Bos_hybrid_MaternalHap_v2.0, whole genome shotgun sequence DNA includes these proteins:
- the LOC113881004 gene encoding atypical chemokine receptor 2-like isoform X1 yields the protein MATTASPLPPTTKVASSENSSSFYDYEYYLEDMIFMLCRKDEVLSFGRVFLPVFYSLIFVLGLVGNLLLLAVLLRFVPRRRMTETYLLNLAISNLLFVVTLPFWGISVAWHWVFGSVLCKVVSTLYTVNFYSGIFFISCMSLDKYLEIVCARPYHRLRTRAKSLLLAASVWAMALAVSIPDMVFVRTHENSPGVWECYADFGGHGTIWKLFLRFQQNLLGFLLPLLAMIFFYSRIGSVLVSLRPPGQRRALRMAVALVVAFFVLWFPYNLTLFLHSLLDLQVFGDCRVSQHLDYALQVTESIAFLHCCFTPVLYAFSSHRFRQYLKAFLATVLRRQQALPSSYSESSGLTVQEDVMGMNDLGERPAESSPTRLSISSGLLRLDS from the coding sequence ATGGCCACCACCGCCTCCCCTCTGCCGCCCACCACCAAGGTGGCCAGTTCTGAGAACAGCAGCTCCTTCTATGACTATGAGTACTACCTGGAGGACATGATCTTCATGCTGTGCAGGAAGGACGAGGTGCTGTCATTTGGCAGAGTCTTTCTACCTGTCTTCTACAGCCTGATCTTTGTGCTGGGCCTGGTTGGAAACCTCCTCCTCCTAGCGGTCTTGCTCCGGTTCGTGCCTCGAAGACGGATGACCGAGACCTATCTGCTGAACCTGGCCATCTCCAACCTCCTGTTTGTGGTGACACTGCCCTTCTGGGGCATCTCTGTGGCATGGCATTGGGTCTTTGGGAGCGTCTTATGCAAGGTGGTGAGCACCCTCTATACCGTGAACTTCTACAGTGGCATCTTCTTCATCAGCTGCATGAGCCTGGACAAGTACCTGGAGATTGTCTGCGCTCGGCCCTACCACCGACTGAGGACCCGAGCCAAGAGCCTGTTGCTTGCAGCCAGTGTGTGGGCTATGGCCCTGGCTGTCTCCATTCCTGACATGGTCTTTGTGAGGACACATGAGAACTCCCCGGGCGTGTGGGAGTGCTATGCAGATTTTGGGGGACATGGGACCATCTGGAAGCTCTTCCTCCGCTTCCAGCAGAACCTCCTGGGgtttctcctccccctccttgcCATGATCTTCTTCTACTCCCGCATTGGCTCTGTGCTGGTGAGTCTGAGGCCCCCAGGCCAGAGGCGGGCCCTGAGGATGGCCGTAGCTCTGGTGGTGGCCTTCTTTGTGCTGTGGTTCCCGTACAATCTCACCTTGTTCCTGCACTCGCTGCTGGACCTGCAAGTCTTTGGGGACTGCAGGGTCAGCCAACACCTGGACTATGCGCTGCAGGTGACGGAGAGCATCGCCTTCCTGCACTGCTGCTTCACCCCCGTCCtctatgccttctccagccacCGCTTCCGCCAGTATCTCAAGGCTTTCCTGGCCACTGTGCTCAGAAGGCAACAGGCCCTGCCGTCCAGCTATTCTGAGAGTAGCGGGCTCACGGTCCAGGAAGATGTAATGGGCATGAATGACCTTGGGGAGAGGCCGGCTGAGAGCTCCCCGACAAGGCTCTCGATCTCAAGCGGACTGCTGAGACTTGATTCCTAA